A section of the Oreochromis aureus strain Israel breed Guangdong linkage group 22, ZZ_aureus, whole genome shotgun sequence genome encodes:
- the LOC120435895 gene encoding uncharacterized protein LOC120435895 isoform X2, which translates to MKLNIFCCLLACTLSADVTAGIQEEVIKEKDSITLKCPRSADARLTWSKEHEGIKVFILSSYGNTSTRHIDDTRFSLSAEKSLIILRPAVSDSGTYLCNNEAAVQLTVIPGKVHQNKDGNESVTLRCPLSVEGKVTWSREKRGRKADILTADGNTERRHISDKRFSSSPDKLLIILRPAASDSGTYLCNNKPAVQLIVISPEKRKIAREEESVSLPCPPSVKGNVTWSRERNGREVEILTADGDTGGGHTRFTTSADKWLIILRVVVSDSGTYLCNKEPAVYLSVVPGGRKPPTPAITERRLLLMVGTTAALLIIILITTVVSTRTCCSKKQGGKSSAGSTAAILFGQFSGSIVADYFIILLTQ; encoded by the exons ATGAAGCTGAACATCTTCTGCTGCCTGTTGGCCTGCACTCTGAGCGCTGACGTCACAGCAG GAATACAGGAGGAAGTAATCAAAGAGAAGGACTCCATCACTCTGAAGTGTCCTCGCTCTGCGGACGCTAGACTGACGTGGAGCAAAGAACATGAAGGGATTAAAGTTTTCATTCTTTCATCTTATGGTAACACGAGCACAAGACACATCGATGACACGCGATTCAGTTTATCAGCTGAGAAGTCGCTGATCATCCTGAGGCCTGCTGTCTCAGACTCTGGAACATACCTGTGTAATAATGAAGCAGCTGTGCAGCTGACAGTGATCCCAG GAAAAGTCCATCAAAACAAGGATGGAAATGAGTCCGTCACTCTGCGCTGTCCTCTCTCTGTGGAGGGTAAGGTGACGTGGAgcagagagaagagaggaaggaaagctGACATACTGACAGCTGATGGTAACACAGAGAGAAGACACATTAGTGACAAACGATTCAGCTCATCACCTGATAAGTTGCTGATCATCCTGAGGCCTGCTGCATCAGACTCTGGAACATACCTGTGTAATAACAAACCAGCTGTGCAGCTGATAGTGATCTCTCCAG aaaaaaggaaaatagcCAGAGAGGAGGAGTCTGTCAGCCTCCCTTGTCCTCCCTCTGTGAAGGGTAACGTGACGTGGAGCAGAGAGAGAAATGGACGTGAAGTTGAAATTCTTACAGCTGATGGTGACACGGGCGGAGGACACACACGGTTCACAACATCAGCTGATAAGTGGCTGATCATCCTGAGGGTTGTTGTGTCAGACTCTGGAACATACCTGTGTAATAAGGAACCAGCCGTGTACCTGTCAGTGGTCCCAG GTGGCAGGAAACCACCAACACCAGCGATCACAG AACGGCGACTGCTTCTGATGGTCGGGACGACTGCTGCActcctcatcatcatcctcatcaccaCAGTTGTTTCCACCAGGACATGCTGTTCCAAAAAACAAG GTGGGAAAAGTTCTGCTGGATCAACAGCTGCTATACTCTTTGGCCAGTTTTCCGG GTCCATCGTAGCAGATTACTTCATTATACTTCTTACTCAATGA
- the LOC120435895 gene encoding uncharacterized protein LOC120435895 isoform X1, giving the protein MKLNIFCCLLACTLSADVTAGIQEEVIKEKDSITLKCPRSADARLTWSKEHEGIKVFILSSYGNTSTRHIDDTRFSLSAEKSLIILRPAVSDSGTYLCNNEAAVQLTVIPGKVHQNKDGNESVTLRCPLSVEGKVTWSREKRGRKADILTADGNTERRHISDKRFSSSPDKLLIILRPAASDSGTYLCNNKPAVQLIVISPEKRKIAREEESVSLPCPPSVKGNVTWSRERNGREVEILTADGDTGGGHTRFTTSADKWLIILRVVVSDSGTYLCNKEPAVYLSVVPGGRKPPTPAITERRLLLMVGTTAALLIIILITTVVSTRTCCSKKQGNEENKNTCHHVVHGNRFKPPSCEKQEVLNVPEGNHIYHYIVDVNRFQSENGGKSSAGSTAAILFGQFSGSIVADYFIILLTQ; this is encoded by the exons ATGAAGCTGAACATCTTCTGCTGCCTGTTGGCCTGCACTCTGAGCGCTGACGTCACAGCAG GAATACAGGAGGAAGTAATCAAAGAGAAGGACTCCATCACTCTGAAGTGTCCTCGCTCTGCGGACGCTAGACTGACGTGGAGCAAAGAACATGAAGGGATTAAAGTTTTCATTCTTTCATCTTATGGTAACACGAGCACAAGACACATCGATGACACGCGATTCAGTTTATCAGCTGAGAAGTCGCTGATCATCCTGAGGCCTGCTGTCTCAGACTCTGGAACATACCTGTGTAATAATGAAGCAGCTGTGCAGCTGACAGTGATCCCAG GAAAAGTCCATCAAAACAAGGATGGAAATGAGTCCGTCACTCTGCGCTGTCCTCTCTCTGTGGAGGGTAAGGTGACGTGGAgcagagagaagagaggaaggaaagctGACATACTGACAGCTGATGGTAACACAGAGAGAAGACACATTAGTGACAAACGATTCAGCTCATCACCTGATAAGTTGCTGATCATCCTGAGGCCTGCTGCATCAGACTCTGGAACATACCTGTGTAATAACAAACCAGCTGTGCAGCTGATAGTGATCTCTCCAG aaaaaaggaaaatagcCAGAGAGGAGGAGTCTGTCAGCCTCCCTTGTCCTCCCTCTGTGAAGGGTAACGTGACGTGGAGCAGAGAGAGAAATGGACGTGAAGTTGAAATTCTTACAGCTGATGGTGACACGGGCGGAGGACACACACGGTTCACAACATCAGCTGATAAGTGGCTGATCATCCTGAGGGTTGTTGTGTCAGACTCTGGAACATACCTGTGTAATAAGGAACCAGCCGTGTACCTGTCAGTGGTCCCAG GTGGCAGGAAACCACCAACACCAGCGATCACAG AACGGCGACTGCTTCTGATGGTCGGGACGACTGCTGCActcctcatcatcatcctcatcaccaCAGTTGTTTCCACCAGGACATGCTGTTCCAAAAAACAAG gaaatgaagaaaacaagaaCACCTGTCATCACGTAGTTCATGGCAACAGGTTTAAGCCTCCAAGCTgtgagaaacaggaagtgttgaaTGTACCAGAAGGCAACCACATCTATCATTATATAGTCGATGTCAACAGGTTTCAGTCTGAAAATG GTGGGAAAAGTTCTGCTGGATCAACAGCTGCTATACTCTTTGGCCAGTTTTCCGG GTCCATCGTAGCAGATTACTTCATTATACTTCTTACTCAATGA